The following are encoded together in the Diabrotica undecimpunctata isolate CICGRU unplaced genomic scaffold, icDiaUnde3 ctg00001942.1, whole genome shotgun sequence genome:
- the LOC140431766 gene encoding uncharacterized protein — protein MDPSSLMLILKITEPHVNPAKINKMKVANCTPVFSHSVTQAINVLAITGSCIAKFVKTHVGHRCELAHMSLSIQEKEQIAKKIAQKIPFNNILDEIRDSAVNSNLKRIHLTTRKDLFNIEHAYQLAHPPTWHKNDAISIEAWVNSMKEKGECVLFYKPQGVFYEDYPQFKNEDFILIVMTPSQIEILKKFGGNIICLDGTHGTNSYDFELHTIMVVDEIREGFPCGFLISNRSDHEVLVLFFSEIQKQAGVIQCTAFMSDMAETYFNAWLQTMGAPEKRLYCTWHVDKAWRKNINSEIISKEVRALVYKQLRVLLQERDEKAFERMIIKFVQDQSQNSEMFEFLQYFKQYSKNPQVWAYCYRKHVGINTNMRLERLHRALKYEYLNGKKVKRLDKSILAIMRLVRDKLFQKIISEHKGKLCTTISNIRVRHNESVNIDENLIIRTGNTFTVPSMSSTELYYIQRDVESCLCTLKCEDCGICIHEFYCTCMDSSIKLNMCKHIHAVAQSLKRVDVSQEINLSPEEDNNLSIDSNAAPEVVTILNEISKKKEASEQTNLKKRQDVLIEKLTTLIRSTESIEEIESLETIALSMTPTMAAVRESLTNNDKTLVVKSVSKGNIVPQRRLFSTKKKRSKTNKINVVIPQQKESDEIAMNLLI, from the exons ATGGATCCTAGCAGCCTAATGTTAATACTCAAAATTACTGAGCCGCATGTTAATCCTGCTAAAATTAACAAAATGAAGGTTGCCAATTGCACTCCAGTTTTTAGCCACAGTGTTACACAGGCCATTAATGTATTAGCCATTACAG gGAGTTGTATTGCCAAATTTGTTAAAACCCATGTAGGACACAGATGTGAATTGGCACACATGTCATTGTCAATCCAAGAAAAAGAACAAATTGCAAAAAAGATTGCCCAAAAAATaccatttaataatattttggatGAAATTAGAGATTCGGCGGTTAATTCAAATTTGAAAAGAATTCACTTAACTAccagaaaagatttatttaatattgaacATGCTTACCAGCTTGCACATCCACCAACATGGCATAAAAATGATGCTATAAGTATAGAAGCTTGGGTAAATTCAATGAAAGAGAAGGGAGAATGTGTTCTTTTTTATAAGCCTCAAGGTGTTTTTTATGAAGACTATCCCCAGTTTAAAAatgaagattttattttaatagtaaTGACACCATCGCaaattgaaattttgaaaaaatttgggGGTAACATTATATGCTTAGATGGCACACATGGTACAAATAGCTATGATTTCGAACTTCATACAATTATGGTGGTTGATGAAATTCGAGAAGGCTTTCCCTGTGGTTTTCTAATTTCAAATCGTTCAGACCATGaagttttggtgttatttttttctgaaattcAGAAGCAAGCTGGAGTTATACAGTGTACAGCTTTTATGTCAGATATGGCAGAAACATATTTCAATGCATGGCTCCAAACAATGGGCGCACCAGAGAAGCG GTTATATTGCACATGGCATGTAGATAAAGCTTGGAGGAAGAATATTAATTCGGAAATAATATCAAAAGAAGTTCGT GCTCTTGTATATAAACAACTAAGAGTTCTTCTTCAAGAGAGAGATGAAAAGGCCTTTGAGAGGATGATCATTAAGTTTGTGCAGGATCAAAGCCAAAATTCCGAGATGTTTGagtttttgcaatattttaaacaatattccAAAAATCCACAAGTTTGGGCATATTGCTATAGGAAACATGTTGGAATAAACACAAACATGCGCTTGGAGAGACTTCACAGAGCTTTAAAATATGAGTACCTTAATGGAAAGAAGGTAAAGAGACTAGATAAGTCTATACTGGCCATTATGAGATTAGTCCGGGATAAATTGTTCCAAAAAATTATTTCTGAGCATAAAGGCAAGCTCTGTACAACCATTTCGAATATCAGAGTAAGACACAATGAGTCAGTTAACATAGATGAAAACTTAATCATCAGAACAGGCAATACTTTCACTGTTCCTTCAATGAGTTCCACAGAACTCTATTATATACAAAGGGATGTTGAAAGTTGTTTGTGCACACTAAAATGTGAAGATTGTGGCATTTGCATTCACGAATTTTATTGTACTTGTATGGACTCAAGTATCAAATTGAATATGTGTAAACACATACATGCAGTTGCACAATCATTAAAAAGAGTAGACGTGTCACAGGAAATTAATCTTAGCCCTGAAG AGGATAATAATTTGAGTATTGATAGCAATGCAGCTCCTGAAGTTGTCACTATTCTCaatgaaataagcaaaaaaaaggaAGCATCAGAACAGACCAATCTAAAGAAAAGACAAGATGTCTTAATAGAAAAACTCACCACTCTTATTAGAAGTACAGAATCCATTGAAGAAATAGAATCTCTTGAAACAATCGCCTTATCAATGACTCCCACTATGGCAGCTGTCAGAGAGAGTTTAACAAATAATGATAAAACTTTGGTTGTGAAAAGTGTCTCTAAGGGAAACATAGTACCACAAAGAAGACTGTTTtccacaaaaaagaaaagaagcaaaacaaataaaatcaatGTTGTAATACCACAACAGAAAGAAAGTGATGAAATTGCTATGAATCTGTTAATCTAA